The following coding sequences are from one Selenomonas sputigena ATCC 35185 window:
- a CDS encoding glycoside hydrolase family 2 TIM barrel-domain containing protein, with protein MAAFDFEKLKDPCYFAENRLPAHSDHVFYRDEAELARGVSSFYRTLGGIWHFAYARNTEHIPQGFEAADYDCRDWETIRVPAHIQMEGHGAPHYTNTTYPWDGHESIVPGEIPVRDNPVGCYVKYFAVPEDWERVYISFGGVDAAFALFLNGHFVGYSEDSCTPADFDLTPYLVAGENKLAAMVFRYTSASWLEDQDFWRFSGIYRDVLLYTKPQHHIEDVAVRAVPLERDGYTHGKLDVRLAFNDASEKHVEILLCDSEGDCVEGEEAVVTATTHACSMEAACVLLWSAEHPWLYHLMIRVHDAAGALQEVVRVRVGFREFCIRDGVMQINGERIVFKGVNRHEFDSDHGRAMDPALFEQDIIALKRANVNAIRTSHYPNSSRLYELADIYGFYVIDETNLETHGSWMKNGACAKDAHTVPGDSEEWLPAVLDRAQSMYERDKNHPCILIWSCGNESCGGRTIYEMSEHFRRVDSTRLVHYEGIFWDRSYPATSDMESQMYTKAADIEAFLKEHRDKPFICCEYTHAMGNSCGGMHKYTELTEREPLYQGGFIWDFGDQAIRRRGRYGEDVFLYGGDFGDRPSDYNFSGNGIFFADRRPTAKLQEVKYNYQNFTLRPSWNGVEIENKSLFSDADDYELRLTLLLDGRKIWETWQQGHHVEPGETKFIDTAIYKMPYLGAGEYVLTASLCLKNEEPWAPAGYEIAFGQAVVVPPENTGASLFDILGCGVAAPAYAALEASGSLRVVQGDINLGVQGAGFSLMFSSAQGNLVSYRHGGRELIEELPQPSFWRAPIDNDYGSGRMADTAQWKLASLYRRCTRIEYSVDGEDFETVNGFFGRRDERRAKRVIVRFTYAFATEPAAACVVSYTAEASGEVGVTMEYETAGMPEMPDFAMIFTLDADYDRIRFYGYGPKENYIDRCCGARLGVYESTAADEVEPYLRPQETGNHCGVRWIEVTDHGGHGIRLAADVPFEASALPYSPHELENARHAYDLPRPQHTYLRASAGMCGVGGDDSWGAPVLAEYTYPNGKRSLSFKMKGI; from the coding sequence ATGGCTGCATTCGACTTTGAGAAATTGAAAGATCCGTGCTACTTCGCAGAGAACCGTCTGCCTGCGCACAGCGACCACGTCTTCTATCGCGACGAAGCGGAGCTTGCGCGCGGCGTGTCCTCATTTTACCGTACGCTCGGCGGCATTTGGCATTTCGCTTATGCGCGGAACACCGAGCACATCCCGCAGGGGTTCGAGGCGGCGGATTACGACTGCCGCGATTGGGAGACGATCCGTGTGCCGGCGCATATCCAGATGGAGGGGCACGGAGCGCCGCATTACACGAATACGACGTACCCGTGGGACGGGCATGAGAGCATCGTGCCGGGCGAGATTCCTGTGCGCGATAATCCCGTCGGCTGCTATGTGAAGTATTTTGCCGTGCCCGAGGATTGGGAGCGCGTCTATATCTCCTTTGGCGGCGTGGATGCGGCGTTCGCACTCTTTCTCAACGGTCATTTCGTCGGCTACAGTGAGGACAGCTGCACGCCTGCAGACTTCGACCTGACGCCGTATCTCGTGGCGGGGGAGAACAAGCTGGCGGCGATGGTATTCCGCTATACGAGTGCGAGCTGGCTTGAGGATCAGGACTTCTGGCGGTTCTCGGGAATCTATCGCGACGTCCTGCTCTACACGAAACCGCAGCATCACATCGAGGATGTTGCCGTTCGTGCCGTGCCGCTTGAGCGGGATGGCTATACGCACGGAAAGCTTGATGTGCGTCTTGCGTTCAACGATGCGTCAGAAAAGCATGTCGAGATCCTGCTCTGCGATTCGGAAGGAGATTGTGTAGAGGGGGAAGAGGCGGTCGTCACGGCAACGACCCATGCGTGCTCGATGGAGGCTGCCTGCGTGCTTCTTTGGAGCGCGGAGCATCCATGGCTCTACCATCTTATGATCCGCGTGCATGATGCGGCGGGTGCTTTGCAGGAGGTCGTGCGCGTGCGCGTCGGTTTCCGTGAGTTCTGCATCCGGGACGGAGTCATGCAGATCAACGGCGAGCGCATCGTGTTCAAGGGAGTCAATCGTCACGAGTTTGACTCTGACCATGGGAGGGCGATGGATCCCGCGCTCTTCGAGCAGGATATCATCGCACTCAAACGTGCGAATGTCAACGCGATTCGCACGTCGCACTATCCGAACAGCAGTCGTCTCTACGAGCTGGCAGACATTTATGGCTTTTATGTGATCGATGAGACGAATCTTGAGACGCACGGCTCATGGATGAAGAACGGGGCGTGTGCGAAGGACGCGCATACCGTTCCCGGCGACAGCGAGGAGTGGCTGCCCGCCGTGCTCGACCGCGCGCAGTCGATGTACGAGCGCGACAAGAATCATCCGTGCATCCTCATTTGGTCGTGCGGCAACGAGTCCTGCGGCGGCCGCACGATCTACGAGATGAGCGAGCACTTCCGCCGCGTCGATTCCACGCGCCTCGTGCATTACGAGGGGATTTTCTGGGACCGCAGCTATCCGGCGACGAGCGATATGGAGAGTCAGATGTATACGAAGGCGGCGGACATCGAAGCGTTCCTCAAGGAGCACCGCGACAAGCCGTTCATTTGCTGCGAGTATACACACGCTATGGGCAACAGCTGCGGCGGCATGCACAAGTACACGGAGCTGACGGAGCGCGAGCCTCTGTATCAGGGCGGATTCATCTGGGATTTCGGCGATCAGGCAATCCGTCGGCGCGGACGCTATGGGGAGGATGTATTCCTCTACGGCGGCGACTTCGGCGATCGTCCGTCGGACTACAACTTCAGCGGCAACGGCATCTTCTTTGCCGATCGTCGTCCGACGGCAAAGCTGCAGGAAGTGAAGTACAACTATCAGAATTTCACGCTCCGTCCTTCGTGGAACGGTGTGGAGATCGAGAATAAGAGTCTTTTCTCCGATGCGGATGACTATGAATTGCGGCTGACGCTCCTCCTTGACGGACGAAAAATCTGGGAGACTTGGCAGCAGGGACATCATGTGGAGCCTGGGGAAACTAAATTCATTGATACGGCGATCTACAAAATGCCGTATCTTGGCGCGGGGGAGTACGTGCTGACGGCATCGCTCTGCCTGAAGAATGAGGAACCGTGGGCACCTGCCGGCTACGAGATCGCCTTCGGACAGGCCGTTGTTGTGCCGCCCGAGAATACAGGAGCAAGTCTCTTCGACATCCTCGGCTGCGGTGTCGCTGCTCCCGCCTATGCAGCACTTGAGGCGTCGGGCAGTCTGCGCGTGGTGCAGGGGGACATCAATCTCGGCGTGCAGGGGGCGGGCTTCTCCCTTATGTTCTCAAGTGCGCAGGGCAATCTCGTCTCCTATCGCCATGGCGGACGTGAGCTGATCGAGGAGCTGCCGCAGCCGAGCTTCTGGCGTGCGCCGATCGACAATGACTACGGCAGCGGACGCATGGCGGATACGGCGCAGTGGAAACTCGCGAGCCTCTATCGTCGCTGCACGCGCATCGAGTACAGCGTGGACGGCGAAGATTTCGAGACGGTGAACGGTTTCTTCGGCAGACGCGATGAGCGGCGCGCCAAGCGCGTCATCGTGCGCTTTACTTATGCGTTTGCCACGGAGCCTGCTGCTGCGTGTGTGGTCTCCTATACGGCGGAGGCAAGCGGGGAAGTTGGCGTCACGATGGAGTATGAGACGGCGGGGATGCCCGAGATGCCCGACTTTGCCATGATCTTTACGCTAGATGCGGACTATGACCGCATTCGCTTCTATGGCTACGGGCCGAAGGAAAACTACATCGACCGCTGCTGCGGCGCACGTCTCGGCGTCTACGAGAGCACGGCGGCGGACGAGGTCGAGCCGTATCTGCGTCCGCAGGAGACGGGCAATCACTGCGGCGTGCGCTGGATCGAGGTCACGGATCATGGCGGTCACGGAATCCGTCTCGCGGCAGATGTGCCGTTTGAGGCATCGGCGCTCCCGTACAGTCCGCACGAGCTGGAGAATGCGCGCCATGCGTATGATTTGCCGCGTCCGCAGCATACATATCTGCGTGCGTCGGCAGGCATGTGCGGCGTGGGCGGCGACGACAGCTGGGGTGCACCCGTGCTTGCGGAGTATACCTATCCGAATGGGAAGAGAAGCCTCTCGTTTAAGATGAAGGGGATTTGA
- a CDS encoding glycoside-pentoside-hexuronide (GPH):cation symporter, with protein sequence MSDKKSKFWPRIAYSCGTFGHDVFYAMLATYFMIFVTSNLFHSENHEHDAYMIGIVTTIILVLRVGELFLDPFIGNTIDKTKTRWGKFKPWVIVGAFVAAISLAILFTDMGGLTVSNPMLYLVLFALLYLIMDVFYSAKDVAIWSMIPALSFDSHEREVTATYARIGSVFGGQLVTAIVMPVVLYFSLNENGGAGDSAGWFAFAVIGGGIATLGAIILGLGTKEEDSALRENKTETSFKDVFSVLIKNDQLLWIAIAYLVFVLGQNVINNFNLYYFIYVLGDAKQFSFLGVINVIIGLLAVALFPTLTEKFSRRRLFFGSVAVMLVGIVLYAMAGTSVAMTLFAAGLFSLPQPLVFLVVLMTITDTVEYGQLKLGHRDEALVLCVRPLVDKLAGAIASGMIGLTAIWVGMTSGATAETIAPENLFNFKLVMFAAPFALILLGTILYRAKVTLTEAEHARIVEELEEKWDEMNK encoded by the coding sequence ATGTCGGACAAAAAGAGCAAATTCTGGCCGCGCATTGCGTATTCCTGCGGCACTTTCGGACATGATGTGTTCTATGCTATGCTCGCGACGTATTTCATGATCTTTGTCACGAGCAATCTGTTTCACTCCGAAAACCACGAACACGATGCTTATATGATCGGCATTGTGACGACGATCATCCTCGTCTTGCGCGTGGGCGAGCTCTTCCTCGATCCGTTCATCGGCAATACGATTGACAAGACGAAGACGCGCTGGGGCAAGTTCAAGCCGTGGGTGATTGTGGGCGCGTTTGTTGCTGCAATTTCCCTTGCGATCCTCTTTACGGATATGGGCGGGCTGACGGTGTCGAATCCAATGCTCTACCTCGTCCTCTTCGCGCTGCTCTATCTCATCATGGATGTGTTCTACTCGGCAAAAGATGTTGCGATCTGGTCGATGATTCCCGCTCTCTCGTTTGACTCGCATGAGCGTGAGGTGACAGCGACTTATGCGCGTATCGGCTCGGTGTTCGGCGGTCAGTTGGTGACGGCGATCGTCATGCCCGTCGTCCTCTATTTCTCGCTGAACGAGAATGGCGGCGCCGGTGACTCTGCGGGCTGGTTTGCGTTTGCCGTCATCGGCGGCGGCATCGCGACCCTCGGGGCGATCATCCTCGGTCTTGGGACGAAGGAAGAGGATTCCGCGCTGCGCGAGAACAAGACGGAGACTTCGTTCAAGGACGTGTTCTCCGTGCTCATCAAGAACGATCAGCTCCTCTGGATCGCGATTGCGTATCTTGTTTTCGTTCTTGGGCAGAATGTCATCAATAATTTCAACCTCTATTATTTTATCTATGTGCTCGGCGACGCAAAGCAGTTCTCGTTCCTCGGTGTCATCAACGTCATCATCGGTCTGCTCGCTGTGGCGCTTTTTCCGACGCTGACGGAGAAGTTCAGTCGTCGGAGGCTCTTCTTCGGCTCGGTTGCCGTGATGCTCGTCGGCATCGTGCTCTATGCGATGGCAGGCACGAGCGTTGCTATGACGCTCTTTGCCGCAGGTCTGTTCTCCCTGCCGCAGCCGCTGGTCTTCCTCGTCGTGCTCATGACGATTACGGATACGGTCGAGTACGGGCAGCTGAAGCTCGGGCATCGCGACGAGGCGCTTGTCCTCTGCGTGCGTCCGCTGGTGGATAAGCTCGCAGGTGCGATTGCGAGCGGCATGATCGGCCTCACCGCGATCTGGGTCGGCATGACGAGCGGTGCGACAGCGGAGACGATTGCGCCGGAGAATCTCTTCAACTTCAAGCTCGTGATGTTTGCGGCGCCGTTTGCCCTCATCCTGCTCGGCACGATTCTCTACCGCGCGAAGGTGACGCTCACGGAGGCGGAGCATGCGCGCATCGTGGAAGAACTCGAAGAGAAATGGGATGAAATGAACAAGTGA
- a CDS encoding cytidylate kinase-like family protein encodes MEEKKFILTISRQYGCGGRELAGLLAEKLGVHLYDRQIVHLAAAKLGINDLHEKELLELENRVKPLSSRFIPFHSFGMAMGESSQGMFMAESNVVRKLAADGPCIFLGRCADYALRKRDDVFSIFVCADDDYREERGRTVYEGKTLKELNRENEKRARYYDYYTGRKWGDGTNYDLVVNTSKEPLGKIADGIIAYIRTVKG; translated from the coding sequence ATGGAGGAGAAGAAATTCATTCTCACCATCAGCCGCCAGTATGGCTGCGGCGGACGGGAGCTTGCCGGGCTGCTCGCGGAGAAGCTGGGCGTTCATCTCTACGATCGTCAGATCGTGCATCTTGCCGCGGCGAAGCTTGGCATCAACGATCTGCATGAGAAGGAGCTGCTCGAACTTGAGAATAGGGTGAAGCCGCTGTCCTCGCGCTTCATCCCGTTTCACTCATTCGGCATGGCGATGGGGGAGTCGAGCCAGGGGATGTTTATGGCGGAGTCGAACGTCGTGCGCAAGCTCGCCGCCGATGGTCCCTGCATCTTCCTCGGACGCTGCGCGGACTATGCGCTCCGAAAGCGCGACGATGTATTTTCCATCTTCGTTTGTGCGGACGACGACTACCGCGAGGAGCGCGGGCGCACGGTCTACGAGGGCAAGACGCTCAAGGAGCTGAATCGCGAGAACGAGAAACGCGCGCGCTACTATGACTACTATACGGGGCGCAAGTGGGGCGACGGAACGAACTATGATCTCGTTGTGAATACGAGTAAAGAACCGCTCGGAAAGATTGCGGACGGCATCATCGCCTACATCCGCACGGTCAAAGGCTGA
- a CDS encoding autotransporter outer membrane beta-barrel domain-containing protein, with protein MTSADGGMIWGMSKAYAAETHEYTETATSISGLEGTEKTGFMSDNKITLGTEGGATDKPFSTYGTISGGGKKNATADVSNNTLTIHGLKVSNGNGFSIIYGGISGTGAVTSNSVFFNNGLSKDPIYGGFNGATATKAVTGNSVTVAGGTVEGDAFGGYTTGKGAVTGNSVTIKGGSLGDEAAGGVISNSASSANAADNTLTISGGAFTKSGGTNVFGAYNAGSGKTINNIVNLGDGENAMASGFNLTRVRIYGGNKTNDVTGNTLNVNASGIVVRTAQNFEKYNFNLTKDVVAGSTMLKMSDSGGFGSTPNVQWSKITMNAEGWNADTTKYGRLGTMELLRTGSGADLKIFNTEALDRKATSGDFEYHMYTDVITPPMSFFGYNMVNYVRADIDRFKNADATADNVTGTAVYDGYSSFGNTTTNNKIKITNTNNTNLNVYGGYTVGAGDSTNNHVSVSLDSRAKQIGKMVVGGTATASNSAIVGNSVTVEGGYVGQASAKDSRAA; from the coding sequence TTGACCTCGGCGGACGGCGGCATGATCTGGGGCATGTCGAAGGCGTATGCGGCGGAGACGCATGAGTATACGGAGACGGCAACTTCGATCAGCGGTCTTGAGGGCACGGAGAAGACCGGCTTCATGAGCGATAATAAGATTACGCTCGGCACAGAAGGCGGAGCGACAGACAAGCCGTTCAGCACCTATGGCACGATCTCCGGCGGCGGCAAGAAGAACGCCACGGCGGATGTCAGCAATAATACACTGACGATTCACGGGCTCAAGGTCAGCAATGGCAATGGCTTTAGCATCATTTACGGCGGCATCAGCGGCACGGGGGCGGTCACGAGCAACAGCGTGTTCTTCAACAATGGCCTGTCGAAAGATCCCATCTATGGCGGATTCAACGGTGCAACTGCAACGAAGGCTGTTACGGGCAATTCCGTGACGGTCGCGGGCGGAACGGTGGAGGGCGATGCCTTCGGCGGCTATACGACGGGCAAGGGCGCTGTCACGGGCAACTCCGTGACGATCAAGGGCGGCAGTCTCGGGGATGAGGCTGCGGGCGGCGTTATTAGCAACTCCGCGAGCAGCGCAAATGCCGCCGACAATACGCTGACGATTTCGGGCGGTGCGTTCACAAAGAGCGGCGGTACGAATGTTTTTGGTGCTTATAATGCAGGCAGCGGCAAAACCATCAACAACATTGTTAACCTCGGCGACGGTGAGAATGCCATGGCGTCGGGGTTCAATCTCACGCGCGTAAGAATCTACGGCGGCAACAAGACGAACGATGTCACGGGCAATACGCTCAACGTCAATGCCTCAGGCATCGTAGTCAGGACGGCGCAGAACTTCGAGAAATACAACTTCAATCTCACAAAGGACGTTGTGGCAGGTTCGACCATGCTCAAGATGTCGGACAGCGGCGGCTTCGGCTCTACGCCCAATGTCCAGTGGAGCAAGATCACGATGAATGCCGAGGGCTGGAATGCCGATACGACGAAGTATGGCCGCCTCGGCACGATGGAACTGCTGCGCACGGGAAGCGGCGCCGATTTGAAGATTTTCAACACCGAGGCGCTCGACCGCAAGGCGACGAGTGGTGACTTCGAGTACCACATGTATACGGATGTGATAACGCCTCCGATGTCGTTCTTCGGATATAATATGGTGAACTATGTGCGTGCCGACATCGACCGCTTTAAGAACGCTGATGCAACGGCAGATAACGTCACAGGCACGGCGGTCTACGACGGCTATTCGAGTTTCGGCAATACGACGACGAACAACAAGATCAAGATCACGAATACGAACAATACGAATCTGAATGTCTACGGCGGCTATACAGTGGGCGCAGGCGATTCGACGAACAACCATGTCAGTGTGAGTCTTGATAGCCGTGCCAAGCAAATTGGCAAAATGGTGGTCGGCGGCACTGCCACGGCCTCGAACAGTGCGATTGTGGGCAATTCCGTGACAGTCGAGGGCGGTTATGTTGGTCAGGCAAGCGCGAAGGATTCTCGGGCAGCGTAG
- a CDS encoding MurR/RpiR family transcriptional regulator: protein MQLPERINLHLHELSDADKSIWRFIESHKETACRASIHDLARLCAVSSASVVRFAQKIGFDGFGEMKTVLKMELEERGKPDRDILTSLSQFYDQSWRELMARDYRGASRLVHEAHRVFAYASGYVQTNVMQELKRLFLYDNVFICEIAGREEFYSVYQTAGPDDLFVFISLSGESERVKEFSEKLNLKGVPLLAITQMQHNTLASRSTENLYVVPAAFNLPKSEERLPFKSMLAYFLLLEIFYVHYRLYRSEQENSLAEA from the coding sequence ATGCAGCTTCCTGAGCGCATCAATCTCCACTTGCACGAACTCAGCGATGCCGACAAGAGCATCTGGCGCTTCATCGAGAGCCACAAGGAGACGGCCTGCCGCGCCTCCATCCATGACCTCGCACGTCTCTGTGCCGTTTCGAGCGCGTCCGTCGTGCGCTTCGCGCAGAAGATCGGCTTCGATGGCTTCGGCGAGATGAAGACGGTGCTCAAGATGGAACTCGAAGAGCGCGGAAAGCCCGACCGCGACATTCTGACGTCGCTGAGCCAATTCTACGACCAGTCGTGGCGCGAGCTCATGGCACGCGACTACCGCGGCGCGAGCCGCCTCGTCCACGAGGCGCACCGCGTCTTTGCCTATGCTTCGGGCTATGTGCAGACGAACGTCATGCAGGAGCTCAAGCGCCTCTTCCTCTACGACAATGTCTTCATCTGCGAGATCGCAGGGCGCGAGGAGTTCTATTCCGTCTATCAGACGGCGGGACCGGACGATCTCTTCGTCTTCATCTCGCTTTCGGGCGAGTCCGAGCGCGTCAAGGAGTTCTCCGAGAAGCTGAACCTCAAGGGCGTGCCGCTTCTCGCCATCACACAGATGCAGCACAACACGCTCGCGAGCCGCTCGACGGAGAACCTCTACGTCGTGCCCGCCGCCTTCAACCTGCCCAAGAGCGAGGAGCGGCTGCCTTTCAAGTCCATGCTCGCCTACTTTCTGCTGCTTGAGATCTTCTACGTCCACTACCGTCTCTACCGCAGCGAGCAGGAAAATAGCCTTGCAGAAGCCTAG
- a CDS encoding alpha-glucoside-specific PTS transporter subunit IIBC: MSLSKDVFMQNMQRFGGAMYTPVILFAFFGLTVAVSIVCKNTGLLGAIAAEGTLWYDFWYIVEQGAWTVFAQMPILFAIAVPIGFAKKEPARCAMESFVIYMLFNYFISAILTLHGSAFGVDYSQAAGAGTGLAMIANVKTLDMGMLGAIFIACCTAYLHNHFYDTNIPDWLGIFKGPAFVVAVGFAVMIPMALIFCCVWPMVQHAIEQFQFFLKTSGIVGVWAYTFSEKILLPAGLHHFIYLPFMFGPAVVDGGIQAYWLGHINDFMTSAQSLRDLFPEGGFALHGSGKVFGLPGAALAIYACAKPEKRKKTAALLIPATITAMLCGITEPLEFTFLFVAPLLYLLHAILSATLSATLYAIGLSGNFGGGLIDCFVQNWIPLFSYHYMTYLTQIGVGLCFTAIYFFVFRAVIRFKDYKTPGRTDDDVEDKLFTKADYKAKQADAAGAAAGVAPDMKLDERDVKAKVFLEGLGGPANIKDVTNCATRLRVTVEDPDLVQPVAVFTRAGAHGLVRNGHAFQVIVGLSVPQVRERFEALLAAPASDATELAVGTEKSLSFAAVADGKVIDMSEVKDEMFSQKMMGDGVAIEPTGNLVVAPAAAEVTMVMEDSLHAVGLRLANGAEMLIHIGIDTVKLGGKGFELLVRAGDKVGQGAPLVKFDRATIKEAGYQDTVIMAVTNSGEYPLMKKHTGMTAEAGKTDVLTF, encoded by the coding sequence ATGTCACTCAGCAAGGACGTCTTCATGCAGAACATGCAGCGGTTTGGCGGCGCGATGTATACGCCCGTCATCCTGTTCGCGTTCTTCGGTCTGACGGTGGCGGTGTCCATCGTCTGCAAGAACACGGGGCTGCTCGGCGCAATCGCCGCCGAAGGCACGCTATGGTACGATTTCTGGTACATCGTCGAGCAGGGCGCGTGGACGGTGTTCGCGCAGATGCCGATTCTCTTCGCCATCGCCGTTCCTATAGGCTTCGCGAAGAAGGAGCCCGCGCGCTGCGCCATGGAATCCTTCGTCATCTACATGCTCTTCAACTATTTCATCTCGGCCATCCTCACGCTGCACGGCAGCGCATTCGGCGTCGATTACAGCCAGGCGGCGGGCGCCGGCACGGGACTTGCCATGATCGCGAACGTCAAGACGCTCGACATGGGCATGCTCGGCGCGATCTTCATCGCGTGCTGCACGGCGTATCTGCACAACCACTTCTACGACACGAACATCCCCGACTGGCTCGGCATTTTCAAAGGCCCTGCCTTCGTCGTCGCCGTCGGCTTCGCCGTCATGATTCCGATGGCTCTCATCTTCTGCTGCGTCTGGCCGATGGTACAGCACGCAATCGAGCAGTTCCAGTTCTTCCTCAAGACGAGCGGCATCGTCGGCGTCTGGGCGTACACGTTCTCGGAGAAGATCCTGCTGCCCGCCGGCCTCCATCACTTCATCTACCTGCCGTTCATGTTCGGCCCTGCCGTCGTCGACGGCGGCATCCAAGCCTACTGGCTCGGTCACATCAACGACTTCATGACGAGCGCGCAATCTTTGCGCGACCTCTTCCCCGAGGGCGGCTTCGCGCTGCACGGCAGCGGCAAGGTCTTCGGCCTGCCGGGCGCGGCGCTCGCCATCTACGCGTGCGCCAAGCCTGAAAAGCGCAAGAAGACGGCGGCTCTCCTGATTCCTGCGACGATCACGGCGATGCTCTGCGGCATCACGGAGCCTCTGGAATTCACCTTCCTTTTCGTCGCGCCTCTCCTTTATCTGCTGCACGCGATCCTCTCGGCGACGCTCTCGGCGACGCTCTACGCCATCGGGCTTTCGGGCAACTTCGGCGGCGGTCTCATCGACTGCTTCGTGCAGAACTGGATTCCGCTCTTTTCCTATCACTACATGACATACCTCACGCAGATCGGCGTCGGCCTGTGCTTCACCGCCATCTACTTCTTCGTCTTCCGCGCTGTCATCCGCTTCAAGGATTACAAGACGCCGGGCAGGACGGACGACGATGTCGAGGACAAGCTCTTCACGAAAGCCGACTACAAGGCGAAGCAGGCGGATGCTGCGGGCGCCGCTGCAGGCGTCGCACCCGATATGAAGCTCGACGAGCGCGACGTGAAGGCGAAGGTCTTCCTCGAAGGACTCGGCGGCCCTGCGAACATCAAGGACGTCACGAACTGCGCGACGCGCCTGCGCGTGACGGTAGAAGATCCCGACCTCGTGCAGCCGGTCGCCGTCTTCACCCGTGCGGGTGCACACGGCCTCGTGCGGAACGGACATGCGTTCCAGGTCATCGTCGGCCTCTCCGTGCCGCAGGTGCGCGAGCGCTTCGAGGCACTTCTCGCAGCGCCTGCGTCCGATGCGACGGAGCTCGCCGTCGGCACGGAAAAATCCCTTTCCTTCGCGGCGGTCGCCGACGGCAAGGTCATTGACATGAGCGAGGTCAAGGATGAGATGTTCTCGCAGAAGATGATGGGCGACGGCGTCGCCATCGAGCCGACGGGCAATCTCGTCGTCGCGCCCGCCGCCGCCGAGGTCACGATGGTCATGGAGGATTCGCTGCACGCCGTCGGACTGCGTCTCGCGAACGGCGCGGAAATGCTCATCCACATCGGCATCGACACGGTGAAGCTCGGCGGCAAGGGCTTCGAGCTTCTCGTCCGTGCGGGCGACAAGGTCGGCCAGGGTGCGCCGCTCGTGAAGTTCGACCGCGCGACGATCAAGGAAGCCGGCTACCAGGACACGGTCATCATGGCAGTGACGAACTCGGGCGAATACCCGCTGATGAAAAAGCATACGGGCATGACGGCAGAAGCCGGCAAGACGGACGTCCTGACCTTCTGA